In Desulforamulus hydrothermalis Lam5 = DSM 18033, a genomic segment contains:
- the secF gene encoding protein translocase subunit SecF, translating to MFHIIKNRKIYYILSLAIIVLGLVSLTTRGLNLGIDFTGGNLVELRFNNPTTVEQVRTALDEYDLADSKIQSSGENTFIIRTKAMSQQESDKAFNGISEKLGGATLLRNELVGPVIGKELTRQALMALAIASVLMVLYITWRFEFLQAMAAIGALLHDVLVMVGMASLLQVEIDSSFVAAVLTIIGYSINDTIVIFDRIRENLRQNRKEDLADLVNKSLWQTMARSINTVLTVVFVLLSLFWFGGSTIHNFVTLLLIGIISGAYSSIFNAGPVWYDLRRLNRERKRAAKAAA from the coding sequence ATGTTTCATATCATTAAAAATCGTAAGATATACTATATTCTCTCCCTGGCCATCATTGTCCTGGGGCTGGTTTCATTAACCACCCGGGGGCTTAACCTGGGTATCGATTTCACCGGCGGCAACCTGGTGGAATTAAGGTTTAATAACCCCACAACAGTGGAACAAGTACGGACGGCCTTAGATGAATATGATTTGGCCGACAGCAAGATCCAGAGCAGCGGCGAAAACACCTTTATTATCCGGACTAAAGCGATGTCCCAACAGGAAAGCGACAAAGCCTTTAACGGCATCAGTGAAAAACTGGGCGGGGCTACCCTGTTGCGCAATGAGCTGGTAGGGCCGGTCATCGGTAAGGAATTAACCCGTCAGGCTTTAATGGCTTTGGCAATTGCATCAGTACTGATGGTACTGTACATTACCTGGCGTTTTGAATTTTTGCAGGCGATGGCTGCCATCGGTGCCCTGCTGCACGACGTGCTGGTGATGGTAGGTATGGCCTCCCTGCTGCAAGTTGAAATAGACAGCTCCTTTGTGGCAGCTGTATTAACCATTATTGGTTATTCCATTAACGATACAATTGTTATATTTGACCGTATTCGTGAAAACCTGCGTCAGAACCGTAAAGAAGATTTGGCTGACCTGGTTAACAAATCTTTGTGGCAGACCATGGCCCGTTCCATCAATACCGTGTTGACTGTGGTGTTTGTGTTGTTGTCCCTGTTCTGGTTTGGTGGCAGCACCATCCATAACTTTGTCACCCTGTTGCTGATCGGTATTATCAGCGGAGCCTACTCATCCATCTTTAACGCCGGCCCTGTCTGGTATGATTTAAGGCGCTTGAACAGGGAACGCAAACGTGCTGCCAAGGCAGCTGCCTAA
- the secD gene encoding protein translocase subunit SecD yields MKWGKVLRLFAVIIAVAVIAVAGTQPIFPNVKWLPLTKEIPLGLDLQGGVHVTLEAKDTPQAKVNDETMKQLLETIERRVNAFGVAEPIIQREGKNRIIVELAGIKDPEKAVNEIIKTAYLEFKTEDGKTILTGADLKNAVESKDAVSGLVEVDLEFNKEGTEKFAAATSANVGKRIAIILDGQVLQNPVVQEPITGGKARITGYNSLEEAHTIAVLLKSGALPLKTDVIEKRTVGPTLGADSLDKSIKAGIIGIIAILAFMLAYYRIPGMVANVALVVYALIVLGIFAAMHVVLTLPGIAAFLLSMGMAVDANVIIFERLKEELKSGKTLRTAIDAGFKRALVAVLDSNVTTLIAAAVLFYYGSGPIKSFAVALSVGILTSMFTAITFTKWLLHSTADTGIKNTKLYGA; encoded by the coding sequence ATGAAATGGGGCAAGGTACTCAGACTGTTCGCAGTTATTATTGCCGTAGCTGTTATTGCTGTTGCCGGCACACAGCCCATCTTCCCAAATGTCAAATGGTTGCCTTTAACCAAAGAAATTCCGCTGGGCCTGGATTTGCAGGGCGGTGTGCATGTAACCCTGGAGGCTAAAGATACGCCGCAGGCCAAGGTGAATGACGAAACCATGAAGCAATTGCTGGAAACCATTGAACGGCGGGTAAATGCCTTTGGTGTAGCCGAACCAATTATCCAGCGGGAAGGCAAAAACCGAATTATTGTCGAGCTGGCAGGTATTAAAGATCCGGAAAAGGCTGTTAATGAAATAATAAAAACAGCTTATCTGGAATTTAAAACCGAAGACGGTAAGACAATCCTTACCGGTGCTGATTTGAAAAATGCGGTAGAATCAAAGGACGCTGTTTCCGGTTTGGTGGAAGTGGATCTTGAATTCAACAAAGAAGGCACAGAAAAATTTGCCGCCGCCACCTCTGCCAATGTCGGCAAGCGGATAGCCATCATCTTGGACGGTCAAGTTTTACAAAACCCTGTGGTACAAGAACCCATTACCGGAGGTAAAGCCCGCATTACCGGTTACAACAGTTTGGAAGAAGCCCATACCATTGCCGTACTGCTGAAATCCGGTGCCCTCCCCCTGAAAACGGATGTTATCGAAAAGCGTACCGTAGGCCCCACCTTGGGTGCTGATTCCCTGGATAAATCGATTAAAGCAGGCATCATTGGCATTATTGCAATTTTAGCTTTTATGCTGGCTTATTACCGGATACCAGGCATGGTGGCCAATGTTGCACTGGTAGTATACGCACTGATTGTGCTGGGTATTTTTGCGGCCATGCATGTGGTGCTGACGCTGCCGGGAATAGCTGCTTTCCTGTTGTCTATGGGTATGGCGGTGGATGCCAATGTTATTATATTTGAACGCTTAAAAGAAGAACTGAAAAGCGGCAAAACACTGCGTACGGCCATTGATGCCGGATTTAAGCGGGCCTTGGTGGCGGTGCTGGATTCCAACGTAACCACCTTGATAGCCGCTGCCGTACTGTTTTACTATGGTTCCGGCCCCATTAAGAGCTTTGCGGTGGCCCTGTCTGTAGGCATTTTAACCAGTATGTTTACGGCCATTACCTTTACCAAATGGCTGCTGCACAGCACGGCTGATACCGGCATCAAAAACACAAAACTCTACGGGGCGTAA
- the queA gene encoding tRNA preQ1(34) S-adenosylmethionine ribosyltransferase-isomerase QueA, which yields MKLIDFDYHLPEQLIAQEPLEKRDQSRLMVVHRDNRPLEHKVFRDLVEYLRPGDVLVMNESKVLPARIYGTKTSTGAKIEVLLLRQIAERRWEALVKPGKKARVGDMLDFGEGSMTGSILDHTEAGGRIIEFSHREPFLQVLERLGTMPLPPYIKKPLADRQRYQTVYARQEGSAAAPTAGLHFTHELLDEIRSMGVKTVTVLLHVGLGTFRPVQTEDIEQHVMHSEYYEIAPQAAEEINKAKEQGGRVIAVGTTSVRTLETAGNAKGLVLPGSGMTDIFIYPGYKFKIIDGLITNFHLPKSTLLMLVSALAGREKILAAYRTAVQEKYRFFSFGDAMLII from the coding sequence TTGAAATTAATAGATTTTGATTATCATTTGCCGGAACAGTTGATTGCCCAGGAACCTCTTGAAAAACGTGACCAATCAAGGTTAATGGTGGTTCACAGGGACAACCGGCCCCTTGAACATAAAGTATTTCGCGATCTGGTGGAATATTTGCGGCCCGGCGACGTGCTGGTGATGAACGAGAGCAAAGTATTACCGGCCCGTATCTATGGCACAAAAACTTCCACCGGCGCTAAAATAGAAGTATTGCTGCTCAGGCAGATTGCCGAAAGACGTTGGGAGGCCCTGGTGAAACCGGGCAAGAAGGCCAGGGTAGGGGATATGCTGGATTTTGGGGAAGGTTCAATGACAGGCAGTATCCTTGACCATACCGAGGCTGGCGGCAGGATCATAGAATTCAGTCACCGGGAACCTTTTCTGCAAGTGTTGGAGCGGCTTGGTACCATGCCGTTGCCGCCTTACATCAAAAAACCACTGGCAGACCGGCAACGCTACCAGACGGTATACGCCCGGCAAGAGGGATCTGCAGCAGCTCCCACCGCCGGGCTTCACTTTACCCATGAGTTGCTGGATGAAATAAGATCCATGGGAGTTAAGACTGTAACAGTGTTGCTGCATGTGGGCTTGGGTACCTTCCGGCCGGTACAAACGGAGGACATAGAACAACATGTTATGCACAGCGAATATTATGAGATTGCCCCCCAGGCAGCGGAGGAGATTAATAAAGCTAAAGAACAAGGCGGACGGGTCATTGCCGTAGGCACTACCAGCGTAAGAACCCTGGAAACTGCCGGCAATGCCAAGGGGTTGGTATTACCCGGTTCGGGCATGACTGATATTTTTATTTACCCCGGTTATAAATTTAAAATAATTGACGGTTTGATTACCAACTTTCACCTGCCCAAGTCTACTTTATTGATGTTGGTAAGTGCTCTGGCGGGCAGGGAAAAAATATTGGCTGCTTACCGTACGGCAGTACAGGAAAAATACCGTTTCTTCAGCTTTGGAGATGCCATGCTGATTATTTAG
- the ruvB gene encoding Holliday junction branch migration DNA helicase RuvB, giving the protein MIDRLLSASVQLEDSELETSLRPKKLSEYIGQAKVKETIDIFVQAAKQRGEPLDHVLLFGPPGLGKTTLSNIIANEMGVNIRITSGPAIERQGDLAAILTNLAPGDVLFIDEIHRLSRSVEEILYPAMEDFALDIVLGKGPGARSIRLELPKFTLIGATTRAGMLASPLRDRFGIISRLEFYSTEDLAMIITRAAGILRVAIERSGAEEIARRSRGTPRIANRLLKRVRDYAQVRAAGEITAAVAAEALEFFEVDSLGLDHTDRQLLRTIIEKFNGGPVGLDTLAASISEEADTVEDVLEPFLMQLGFLARTPRGRIVTPLTYRHLGIPCQNTGSHQVEQKTLF; this is encoded by the coding sequence TACATTGGGCAGGCTAAAGTAAAAGAAACCATTGACATCTTTGTACAAGCAGCTAAACAAAGGGGGGAACCCTTGGATCATGTGCTGCTGTTTGGCCCGCCAGGTCTGGGCAAAACCACTTTGAGCAACATTATTGCTAATGAAATGGGGGTTAATATTCGTATTACTTCCGGCCCGGCCATTGAGAGGCAGGGGGATTTAGCTGCCATTCTTACTAACCTTGCCCCCGGTGATGTGCTTTTTATTGACGAAATACACCGCTTAAGCCGGTCGGTGGAGGAAATCTTATATCCGGCCATGGAAGATTTTGCCTTGGATATTGTGTTGGGGAAGGGCCCCGGCGCTCGTTCCATTCGCTTGGAATTACCAAAGTTTACTCTTATCGGTGCCACTACACGGGCGGGCATGCTGGCTTCCCCGCTGAGGGATCGCTTTGGCATTATCAGCCGCCTGGAGTTTTACAGTACGGAAGATTTGGCCATGATCATTACCCGGGCAGCCGGAATCCTTCGGGTCGCCATTGAAAGATCAGGCGCTGAGGAAATTGCCCGGCGTTCCCGGGGTACCCCCCGGATAGCCAACCGCCTGTTGAAACGGGTGCGTGATTATGCTCAGGTAAGGGCAGCGGGGGAAATTACAGCAGCGGTGGCGGCAGAGGCATTGGAATTCTTTGAGGTTGACTCACTTGGTCTGGATCATACCGACCGGCAACTGCTGCGTACCATTATTGAAAAGTTTAATGGCGGACCGGTAGGGCTTGACACCCTGGCGGCCTCCATCAGTGAAGAAGCAGATACTGTAGAAGATGTACTGGAACCCTTTTTAATGCAGTTGGGTTTCCTTGCCCGGACACCCCGGGGCAGAATTGTCACTCCTTTAACCTACCGGCACTTAGGAATCCCTTGTCAAAACACGGGTTCTCACCAGGTTGAACAAAAAACGCTGTTTTAA
- the tgt gene encoding tRNA guanosine(34) transglycosylase Tgt has product MPVKIIIEKEEKHTRARLGKLYTPHGVVETPIFMPVGTQATVKTMTPEEVWETGGRLILSNTYHLYLRPGHDLIREAGGLHRFMNWHGPILTDSGGFQVFSLGPLRTITEEGVEFRSHIDGSKHFFTPEKVMEIEQALGADIAMVFDECAPYPCDREYALAALERTTRWAARCQKAHHRKDQALFGIIQGGVFNDLRARSARELMELDFPGYGIGGLSVGEPKELMYDVLDHLIPLLPKDKPRYLMGVGSPDCLIEGVIRGVDMFDCVLPTRIARNGAVFTHKGRLTVRNAEYAKDFRPLDEQCDCYTCRNYSRAYIRHLIKADEVLGIRLTTIHNLHFIQRLMDKIKEAIRQDRLLEYRAEFLSHFQAG; this is encoded by the coding sequence ATGCCGGTTAAAATTATTATTGAAAAGGAAGAAAAACATACCAGAGCCAGGCTGGGCAAACTTTACACACCCCACGGGGTGGTGGAGACACCCATTTTTATGCCTGTGGGTACCCAGGCAACCGTTAAAACCATGACACCCGAAGAAGTATGGGAGACAGGCGGCCGGCTGATACTCAGCAATACTTATCATCTGTACCTACGGCCGGGACACGATTTAATCCGGGAGGCCGGCGGGCTGCATCGCTTTATGAACTGGCACGGGCCTATACTGACAGACAGCGGCGGCTTTCAAGTTTTCAGCTTAGGCCCCTTGAGAACCATTACCGAGGAAGGCGTTGAGTTTCGTTCCCATATTGACGGTTCCAAGCATTTTTTTACGCCGGAAAAAGTGATGGAAATAGAACAGGCACTGGGAGCAGACATTGCCATGGTTTTTGATGAATGTGCCCCCTACCCCTGTGACCGGGAGTATGCTCTGGCTGCCTTAGAACGCACAACCCGCTGGGCAGCCAGGTGCCAAAAGGCTCATCACAGGAAAGACCAGGCCTTGTTCGGGATTATTCAAGGCGGTGTTTTTAACGACCTGCGTGCACGCAGTGCCCGTGAATTAATGGAATTGGACTTTCCCGGTTATGGCATCGGGGGATTGTCGGTGGGGGAGCCGAAAGAATTGATGTATGATGTTTTAGATCATTTAATTCCCTTGTTGCCTAAGGACAAGCCCCGTTATTTAATGGGGGTGGGTTCGCCTGATTGCCTGATTGAAGGTGTGATACGCGGGGTTGATATGTTTGATTGTGTGCTGCCCACCCGAATTGCCCGCAATGGAGCAGTGTTTACTCATAAAGGCCGCTTAACTGTGCGCAATGCTGAATATGCCAAAGATTTTCGGCCTTTGGATGAACAATGCGACTGTTATACCTGTCGCAATTATTCCCGTGCTTATATCCGGCACTTAATAAAAGCAGATGAAGTATTGGGAATTCGCTTAACAACCATCCATAATTTGCATTTTATTCAGCGTTTAATGGATAAAATAAAAGAAGCCATCCGGCAAGACAGGCTGTTAGAGTACCGGGCTGAATTTTTATCCCATTTCCAGGCAGGTTAA
- a CDS encoding DUF2905 domain-containing protein → MTPFESMAKLLLLAGLLLSLLGGLLLLAGKLPGLGKLPGDIFIQKGNFTFYFPVVTSVILSILLTFILNILFRR, encoded by the coding sequence ATGACACCCTTTGAATCTATGGCTAAATTGCTATTATTGGCCGGTTTGCTGCTGTCCTTGCTGGGCGGCTTGCTGCTGCTGGCCGGCAAGCTACCGGGTTTGGGTAAGTTGCCGGGCGATATATTTATCCAAAAAGGAAACTTCACTTTTTATTTTCCGGTGGTTACCTCTGTTATATTAAGCATACTGCTGACTTTCATTTTAAATATCTTGTTCAGGCGTTAA
- a CDS encoding epoxyqueuosine reductase QueH: MKKILLHTCCGPCTIYPLAKLRQQEFEVYGLFYNPNIHPYTEFQKRLDQLAQYAGQQNLKVIFDDTYRLEEYLQEVVHREARRCQICYYMRLKKAAQMAKKGKFDAFSTTLLVSPFQKHDLIRQLGESLAEQYGIPFHYEDFRPGFPEAVAKSKELEMYRQQYCGCIFSERDRYYRPRRNAVNKVVEKNDTL; this comes from the coding sequence ATGAAAAAAATTTTGCTGCATACCTGTTGCGGTCCCTGCACCATTTACCCGCTGGCAAAGTTAAGACAGCAGGAATTTGAAGTTTACGGGCTGTTTTATAATCCCAATATTCATCCCTATACTGAATTCCAAAAAAGACTTGATCAATTGGCACAGTATGCTGGACAGCAGAATTTAAAAGTAATATTTGACGATACCTACCGGTTGGAAGAATACCTGCAGGAAGTCGTCCACCGGGAGGCCAGACGCTGTCAGATATGCTATTATATGCGCCTGAAAAAAGCGGCTCAAATGGCTAAAAAGGGGAAGTTTGATGCTTTTTCCACTACCCTGTTGGTCAGCCCCTTTCAAAAGCATGATTTAATCAGACAACTGGGAGAAAGCCTGGCTGAGCAATATGGCATACCCTTTCACTATGAAGATTTCCGCCCCGGTTTTCCGGAGGCAGTGGCAAAATCAAAAGAATTAGAAATGTACCGCCAGCAATATTGCGGCTGTATCTTCAGTGAAAGAGATCGGTATTACCGACCCCGGCGAAATGCTGTCAACAAGGTGGTTGAAAAAAATGACACCCTTTGA
- the yajC gene encoding preprotein translocase subunit YajC, with protein sequence MDLGPQTASIIYIVALFAILYFLMIRPQQKRQKQHAAMIKALNIGDNIITVGGLLGSIVKIKDNTVVIRVADKVHIEVLKNAIAQVTEKKETE encoded by the coding sequence TTGGATTTAGGACCACAAACGGCTTCTATTATTTATATTGTTGCCTTGTTTGCCATTCTTTACTTTTTAATGATCCGGCCGCAACAAAAAAGACAAAAGCAGCATGCTGCCATGATCAAAGCATTAAATATTGGCGACAATATTATAACCGTTGGCGGACTGCTTGGCTCGATTGTAAAGATTAAAGACAACACGGTTGTTATCAGAGTGGCAGATAAAGTACACATCGAGGTATTAAAAAACGCCATTGCTCAAGTGACAGAAAAGAAAGAAACCGAGTAA
- a CDS encoding HD domain-containing protein, with translation MSITLEDVKQNPVVDACIRKGNEYLGVMGFTEHSYRHINLVASIARNILEKLGRPARECELAAIAGYLHDIGNVISRNDHGISGANIAFNLLLNMGMPPDEVCTVASAIANHEEQYGYPVNAVAAALIVADKSDVHRSRVRNQDFATFDIHDRVNYAASHAFVYVNDDRRTITMELSIDIEICPVMEYFEIFLTRMILCRRAANYLGCNFELVINGAKLL, from the coding sequence ATGAGTATCACCCTTGAAGACGTCAAGCAGAATCCTGTGGTGGATGCCTGCATTAGGAAAGGCAATGAATATTTGGGAGTTATGGGGTTCACAGAACACAGTTACCGCCATATTAACCTGGTGGCCAGCATTGCCAGAAATATTTTAGAAAAACTGGGCCGGCCGGCCCGGGAGTGCGAGCTGGCAGCCATTGCGGGCTATTTGCATGATATCGGCAATGTTATCAGCCGTAATGATCATGGTATTTCCGGTGCCAATATCGCATTTAATCTGCTGTTAAATATGGGTATGCCGCCGGATGAAGTTTGTACGGTGGCCTCAGCCATTGCCAACCACGAAGAACAGTACGGTTATCCTGTCAATGCGGTGGCGGCGGCTTTGATTGTAGCGGATAAGTCGGACGTTCACCGGTCAAGGGTGCGTAACCAGGACTTTGCCACCTTTGATATTCATGATCGGGTTAACTATGCTGCTTCACATGCTTTTGTTTATGTTAATGATGACCGCCGCACCATCACCATGGAGCTAAGCATTGATATAGAAATTTGTCCGGTGATGGAGTATTTTGAAATATTTCTCACACGAATGATACTATGCCGCCGCGCAGCCAATTACCTTGGCTGCAATTTTGAGTTAGTAATTAACGGCGCCAAGCTGTTATAA
- a CDS encoding ACT domain-containing protein: MLEQIKSEMSRNRIIVTVIGQDRVGIIARVATILADHQINILDISQTILQEFFAMVLIADMEKSSLELDSLKEKLNQLGKEMGVKIEAQHEDVFRYMHRI, encoded by the coding sequence ATGCTGGAGCAAATAAAAAGCGAAATGTCCCGCAACCGTATTATTGTGACTGTTATCGGACAGGATAGGGTTGGCATTATTGCCCGGGTTGCCACCATACTGGCAGACCATCAAATTAATATTCTGGATATCAGCCAAACAATTTTGCAAGAGTTTTTTGCTATGGTGTTAATTGCCGACATGGAAAAGAGTTCCCTGGAGCTTGACTCGTTAAAAGAAAAACTAAATCAACTGGGGAAAGAAATGGGTGTCAAAATTGAAGCCCAGCACGAGGATGTTTTTCGCTATATGCACCGCATTTAG